Sequence from the Luteibacter aegosomaticola genome:
CAGAAGTGCGAGGCCCACGCCCAGGCTGGCGACGAGGTTGCCAAAAGCCACGCCGGCCAGGGCGATGAGCCCCGCGTGCACCGCGTGACCACCCGCAAATACGGGAGCGTAATCGACGTTCTCATCGACATCCTGCAGCAGCAGGATGTTCATCGGCGTTGCATGCCCCCAATCCAGGTCGAGGGGGTTGCCCTTCCAACCCAGGGCAGTGGCCAGGAACGAGTGCGCGAATTCGTGGGTTAGGAATGCAACGGCGTGAGCCAAAAGCCAGAGGGCCACGGTAGTGATCGCGAACACGCCAATCCGTCTGGACATCGTTTTGCCTGGGGCGACCGTTGCGGTGGGGTCATCTTAGGGGATGGTGATTGCGGGACGCCAGGTTGCGGTCAGCGCTGCGCTACAGGGCGCTGCTGAGCACCAGTGAGAAAAACATCACCTGGGAGCCGTTGTACAACTTAAAGAGCAGCCGATGGCGTCCTGCGGAGAGTCGAAGACGCACCTTGCCCTCGCTCAAATTGTAGTCGGCGATCTCGCGCCTCATCGAACGGGCATCCACCATGAACCAGGGCTTCACCGGCGCGCCGCCCTTCCAGACCAGCTGATCATCCACCCATAGCTTCGCGTCATCATCGGCCCCGATCCAGGCCCAGATCTCCATGTCGCGATCAAGGCTCAGTTCGGTGTATCCATAGTAGATGGCGCTCTCCGCAGGATCGGGTAGAAACAGCGGGTACTCGCTGGCCTGGACGTAACGCCACGTAAGCGTGCCGAACTTGCCCGCGTAGGTTCCATCCAGATCGACGGCAATCTCGGGTAGCTCCGGATGATCCAGGGGATGGTCGCCGATTGCCTCGAACGGCCCCACGACATACCACGTGTCGACATACAGGCGGTTGGCATAGGTGCCACCCGCGCCCACGCTGCGCCCTCCTGTCGCGCGTACCGGCGCGTCTAGGGGCGGGATGGTAGAGAAGCGCCCCCGTGGAACGATATCCGCGCCGTGGCTGCCGGCGGACGCAACCTCAAACGGGGTCAGGTTGGTGTCTCCTGCCGCACCGAGTAGCCGGGGTCCCCCGGGACCACCCTTGGCTGCTGCCCCGGCCGTCGATGCTCCCGCGGGTGGCGCGGCTTGTATCTCGCGTGCCAGTGCCGCGGCGGCCTGGCTTTTAAGCTGGGCAAGCTGTGCGAGTGCCTCGGCCTCCGTATGCGGCATCTTCGGTAGCGCGGGCAAGTCGGCATGCGTTTGTTTCAAGGCGTCGTAGCGCGCCCGCGCTTGTGCCAGCGCCTCTTGTGCCGATCGAGCGGGCTGGACCGGCGGTGGCGCGGGCCCATGCGAGCGTTGCGCGAGCGCGGACTCGATCGACGCCATATCGTTCAGGCGCTGAGCGGCCGCGGCCTGGAATGCAGCATTACGCGTCGCGTCCACCCGCTTTCGCGCGGCATCCGGTGAGGGCGACCGTTGGGCCAGGTAATACACCAGGCCCAGCACGATGGCGTGAGCCAGGATGGACCACAGCACGTCGCGAGCCGGGTTGTCACTTCGGACCGGGCGATACGGATCCCACGACGATCGCGTGGCCATGTCAGTTCCGGACGTGGACCGCGAGGTTGGTGAGCCCTTCGAACGCACACATGTCCATGACGCTTACGACGTCCTGGAACTGAGCGCGGCGGTCCCCGTCGATGCGGATGACCGCGTGCGCATCGTGAGCCGCCAAATCGTGAAGGCGATCCTTAAGCCGCCCCTGTGTGGTCGCAACGCCATCGACGTAGATGGCTCCGTCGCGCGCCACGGTGATGAGTACACCCGTCGAAGGCGCCTCTTCGGCGCGAAAGGTCGCTGCAGCTTTAGGAAGATCCACCGGGATGGATCGATTGCGCTGCTTGTCTTCGTTCTGCTTGAAGGTGGTCGCCACCATGAAGAACATCAGCAGGAAGAAAATACAGTCGATCAACGCCACCAGTCCGATCTCCGGCTCCTGGTCATCGCCCAGGTCGATCTTCACGGGGTGACGCCGGCCGGCGTAGGCACGAAGTGGGTGCGCAAGAGCGCACCTGCCTGCCGTTCCAGCTCGATGCCAAACGCAGTGATCCGGTATTTGAAGCCGTGGTAGAAGGACAGCGCTGGAAGTGCGACGCAAAGGCCGGCGGCCGTGTTGACCAGCGCTTTGGAGATCCCGCTTGCCAGCAACGCCGGATCAATGGGACCGTTCAAGGCAAGCGCATGGAAGGCTTCGATCATGCCTGCAACGGTGCCCAGCAAGCCTACGATCGGCGCAACCGTCGCGATGATTGCCAACGGGTAGATACGGCGTAAATGTTCGCGAAGCTCGATGGAGGCGATGTCTTCCACGCCTTTGGTGATGGTCACCAGGTCGAGCGCGCGATACGCCAGCATGTAATGCAGCATGCGCGAAAGCGTGCTCGGGTGGTTGGCGACCAACGTCTGGGCCTGGTCGATCTTGCCGTCCTGCCAAAGGGCGTCCGCCCTGCGTGCCAGGCCTTCTGGGACCACGAACGTCTTACGGACATTGCGAAGCCGTTCGATCGCTACCCATAGCGCGATCACCGACATCGCAAGCAGGACCACGAGGGCTACGCCCCCCTCTCTCAACTGACCGACGCCATCGAATCCTTGCGCGCATGCGGGTGATATCGGAGACAACGCAAGCGCGAGGGTGACGAACAAACCATCAAGCCGAACCGAGAGGCAACGTTTCATAGGAGTCCGTTCGTCCATAGGTGCACCGAGCACAGGTCGGTCTTCCATTTATCACAGACCGGGGCTTGGCCGGAAGGTGCCAGGCAAGATGCCTCGGCGCACATGGAGTGCATGCAAGCGACGCACGGCCTGCCGTCAACCCGCCCATATTGCCTCTCCCCCTGTAGGAGCGAACTCCTACAACGGCTGCGGTATATCAGACGGCGACGGGCGCCTTGATCGCCGGGTGCGGATCGTAGTCCACGATCGATACGTCTTCGAAGCGGAAGTCGAAGATGGTCTTCACTTCCGGATTCAGCACCAGCTTCGGCAGCGCGCGCGGTTCACGCGCCAGCTGCTTCTGCGCCTGCTCGATGTGGTTCGAGTACAGGTGCGCATCGCCCAGCGTGTGCACGAAGTCGCCCACTTCCAGCCCGGTGACCTGGGCGATCATGTGGGTAAGCAGCGCGTAGCTGGCGATGTTGAACGGGATGCCGAGGAAGATATCGCCCGAGCGCTGGTACAGCTGGCACGAAAGCTTTCCGTTGGCCACGTAAAACTGGAACATGGTGTGGCACGGCATCAGCGCCATCTTCGGCAGCTCGCCCACGTTCCATGCGGAGACGATGAGGCGGCGCGAATCCGGGTTGCGCTTGATCTCTTCCACCACCCAGGCGATCTGGTCGACCACCTTGCCATCGGCCGTGGGCCATGCGCGCCACTGGCGGCCGTAGACCGGGCCGAGGTCGCCCTTCTCGTCAGCCCATTCGTCCCAGATGCTGACGCCGTTATCTTTCAGGTAAGCGGTGTTCGTATCGCCCTGCAGGAACCAGATGAGCTCATGGATGATCGAGCGCAGGTGCAGCTTTTTGGTGGTGACGAGCGGGAAGCCCTTCGCCAGGTCGTAGCGCATCTGCCAGCCAAACACGCTGCGCGTGCCGGTACCGGTACGGTCGGCCTTTTCGGCACCGTGATCGAGGACGTGGCGGAGCAGTTCGAGATAAGGCTGCATGGCTTAGGACGATATCAGGAGGCAGTAGCGGTGGGTGCTGCGACCGGCGCGTACGGGGCGCGGCGCGACATGATCAGCCAGAGGATGCCCAGGGCGATCAGCGGCAGCGAGAGGATCTGGCCCATGGTGACCCAGCCGAAGGCGAGGTAGCCGAGCTGCACATCGGGCACGCGGACGAATTCGATGGTGAAGCGGAACACGCCGTACATCAGCGCGAACAGGCCGGAAACGGCGTAGCGCGGGCGCGGCTTCATCGAGAACACCCAGAGCACCACGAACATCACGACGCCTTCGAGCGCGAACTCGTACAGCGGGTTCGGATGGCGCGGCAGCGCATCGGGTGCATGCGGGAAGATCATGCCGATCGGTAGGTCCGTCGGTTTACCCCACAGCTCACCATTGATGAAGTTGCCGAGGCGACCAAGGCCCAGGCCCACGGGCACCAGCGGCGCCACGAAGTCCATGGTGTCGAAAAATTTTACGCCGTTACGCCGCGACCACCACAGGCCGGCCACCAGCACGCCGAGCAAGCCGCCGTGGAAGGACATGCCGCCGTCCCACACACGGAAGATGGCCAGCGGGTCGGTCCAGATCCAGTTGATCGCCGTGTAGAACAGCATGTAACCGACGCGGCCACCCAGGACCACGCCCATCATGGCGTAGAACATGAGGTCGCTGAAGCGATCCGAATTGACCGGCAGGCGGCCCTGGCGGCGCCGGTATTCACCCAGCGCCCAGCCCCCGAGGAAGCCACCGAGGTACATCAGGCCGTACCAGTGGACCTGGACCGGACCGAGGTGGAAGGCTACGGGCTCGAACTTGACGACGAACGGATCGACCATGGGAGGCACGCTAAGGAGGCTATCCCCAAGTGTACCGCCCCCGCTTGCCGCATGCCGCCTTGTGGAGAGGGCCCGGATTGGGCTATAGAGCCTGCCGGAACGCCATCCTGGGGAGTGATGGCGGAAATGGACGTTTCACCAGGGGAGACACCTTAGATGACCATTCGCCTTGCCCGGCCGTTGCTGGCCGCGCTTTGCCTTGCCGCATGCGCCGCACCGGCCGTTGCGGATGACCTGATCCCGACCGCCGACTTTGCCCGGCGCGCGCCGCTCACCGACCCGGCGCTGTCGCCCGACGGGCAGTACGTGTCCGTCGCGTATCACGATCCCGACGGCAAAACGAACGGCCTGGCGATCTACCGCGTCTCGGATATGTCCAACCCGATGACGCTGATCCGCATGCCGCCGTATGAAATGCCCGCCGAAATGATCTGGGCAAGCGCAACGCGCCTGGTCGTCGCGCGCGGCAAGGTGGATGGCTCGATCGGCCGGGTTTCGCTGACCGGCGAAATCATGGCCATCGACGTCAACGGCAAGAATCCGGATTACCTGTTCGGTTACGAGAACGTCGGCAAGCGCTCCGGTACGCGCGCCACCGACCGCGGCTGGGGCTTCATCGAAGGCACGCCGCCGCAGACCAACGGCCATTTCTATATGCGCGCCACGCTGTGGACCAGCGAAGATCGCAGCACGCTGTACGACATGGATGCCACCACCAGCACGCGCAAGCAGCTTGCGGATATCGGTATCCCGGGGCTGCGCTTCATGATGGCCTCCGACGGCACCCCGCGTTTCGCTACCGGCATCGACCAGGACTACAAGCACGTGGTGCTGCACCGCGATGCCAATGGCGCCTGGTCCCCGGTGAAGACCGACCACGATCATGAGTGGTACGAACCCGTCGCGCAGGTCGCGGATAGCAAGCGCATGTATGCGACCTACAGCCCGGGCGGCAAGGGCGGCCTCTTTGTCGAGCAGGACGAAGATGGCGGCAACGCACGGGTCATCCGCCGTGATGAGTTCAGCGAAGTCACCCCTAATGGTTTCTGGACGCCGGCCCCGCTGCGCCCGTTCGGCACCTGGTCGGAAACGGGCATCCCCTCGGTCACGTATGTGAACCCGCAGGAGCCGATCGCGAAGCTGCACATGGCGCTCGCCCAGAAGTTTCCTGGCGAATTCGTCCGCTTCATCGATTACAACGAAGACGGCAGCCAGTTGATGTTCAAGGTGTCGAGCGACCGCGATCCGGGCCGCGTGATGCTGATCAGCACCAAGACCTACAAGGTCTCGTCCCTGTTCAATACGTTGCCGTGGGTTGATCCGGCGAAGATGGCTGAGCGTCGGCCGGTCCGCTTCAAGGCCAGCGATGGCATGGAACTCGAGGCCATCCTTACCTTCCCGAAAGGCAAGCCGGAAAAGGACCTGCCCATGGTGCTGGTGCCGCATGGCGGCCCGCACGGCATCAGCGACGACTGGTTCTACGACACCGACGCACAGTTCCTCGCCAACCGCGGGTACCTGGTGCTGCAGGTCAACTACCGTGGTTCGGGTGGCCGTGGCGAAGCCTTCGAATCCGCCGGCTACCGTCATTGGGGCAGCCGCGTCCAGGATGACCTCGCCGATGGCGTGAAATGGGCGATCAGCCAGGGCTTCGCGGACGCGTCGCGCGTGTGCGTGTTCGGCGCCAGCTTCGGCGGCTATTCGGCACTGATGGCCCCTATCCGCGACCCGGGCATGTTCAAGTGCGCGGTGGGCTACGCGGGTGTCTACGACCTGGCGCTGATGCGTGATAAGGGCGACATCAAGAGCAGCAAACTCGGCCGGAGCTATCTGGACGAGGCGATCGGCAACGATCCGGCGGAACTGGCTCAGTTCTCCCCGGCCAAGCGGGCCGGCGAGCTGAACCTTCCGATCCTGCTGGTGCACGGTGAGGATGACCAGCGCTCGCCGTTTGCCCACTTCAAGGCCATGACGGCGGCACTCGACGCCGCGCACAAGCCTTACGAGACCCTGGTGAAGTCGGATGAACGCCACGGCTTCGTCAAACCGGCGAACGTCGAGGAGTTCTACAACAAGCTGGCCGCCTTCCTGGACCGTAACATCGGTGAAGGCGCCAAGGGCAAATCCGCGGCGCCCTGAGCCCGGCCGGGCAACCGCCATGACCCATGGCGGTTGCCCGTTGCTCCCGCAAGCGTTATGTTCGCGTGATCGTTGGGCCCGGGTGGTGTCTGGCGAAGGTCGGGAGGTTCTCGGGGTATGGTCGTCAGTTGTGGGCAGAAGCGCCTCGTCGCGGCGCGGCGGGCGGTGCTTGCCGTGGCACTGCTCGGCTGCCTCGCGCCCGTTGCCCTGCTCGCGCAGGAGGCTCCCCAGGAACCCACGCCAGCCACGCAGGCCGGTTCGCCGGCCGAGATGCTCGCCCCGGTCAATGTGACCGTGACCGGCTCGCGCATCCGCGGTATCGACGTCGAAACCGCCCAGCCTGTCTTCACCATGGACCGCGCGGCCATCCGCGCCACGGGCCTCACCAGCCTGGGCGACATCGTGGCGCGCATGCCCTCGGCCGCGACACCCGAGGTCACCCCCCAAGACACCCTCTCCTCCAGCAATGACGCGGGTGGCCGTTACGTCAACCTGCGCAACCTGGGCGCCGTACGCACCCTGGTGCTGGTCAATGGCCGCCGCTGGACCACCAGCCTGGGTGGCCTTACCGATCTTTCCACCATTCCCGTGGCGATCGTCGACCGGATCGAGGTCCTGAAGGACGGCGCATCGTCGATTTACGGTTCCGATGCCATCGGCGGTGTGGTCAACATCATCACCACCGATCGCTTCGAAGGCGCGTCGGCCGATGTTTTGTACGGCGTGAATGGCAAGGGTGATGGTGCCCAGAAGAACGGCAACTTCACCTGGGGCCGCAGCACCGAGCGCTCATCCATCATCCTCGGCGCCAGCTACGAAGACGGCGATACGCTGGATGACGACAAGCGCGCCCTCACCCGCACCGCCTACGGCCCACGCCATCCGCTGGATGGCTACAACATGGGCCCCTATGGCGGTGTGGTGGACCCGCGTGATCCCGGCAACCGCTATGTCATCAACCACGGTGCCACGGATACCGCGAACCTCGCGAACTACCATCCGTACGACGTGAACAGCACGGCGGACAAGTACAACACCCAGCAGGACATGAGCTTCCGCGCAGGCAGCAAGCTGCGCAACCTGTTCGCGACGGGCCGCTACAACCTCACCGACGACATCAGCCTGCGCGGCATGGCGAACTATGGCGTGCGCGATACGCGCAGCCAGGCGGCGGGTTACCCGCTGCAGAGCGCCACGGGCCGCCCGGATGGCTTGTTCATCGACCCGGACAACGCCTACAACCCCTTCCCCGGCTACGACACCGCCTTTTTCCGCCGCACGGTGGAGGTGCCGCGCATGGACTGGGCGAAATCGAAGGTGTTCCACGCCGATGCCGGGGCCGATGGCACGTTCCAGTGGGGTGACCACACCTGGAACTGGGATGTCACCTACGCGTATTCCGAAGACCGGGCCAGCCGCACCACCAGCGGCAACATCAACCTGGTCAACGCGCGCAAGGCGCTGGGCCCGACCACCACCATTGATGGCCAGCTCGCCTGCGCCAACGCCGCGGATCGCGCGGCCGGCTGCGTGCCCTGGAATATCCTGGCGGGCCCGGGCGGCACGCCGGATGCCGTGTGGCGCTACGTCACGTCGACCACGACGGCTCACGAAACCACCCGGACGAACGACGTCACGGCCAACCTCACCGGCGGCATCGTCGACCTTCCGGCCGGCACCCTGCGCGTCGCCGGCGGCTTGGAACACCGCCGCGAAGATGGCCGCTACGTGCCGGATCCGGCGGATTCGGCGGGCCTCACCACGCAGCTTGCCAGCGCACCGACGAATGGCGGCTATGTGGTGAACGAGGCCTACCTCGAATTCGATATCCCGCTGCTTACCGACCAGCCCTTCGCGCAGGAGCTCGCGGTCAACGCCTCGTCGCGGTATTCGCATTACAGCGCGTTCGGTGGCCGTACCAATAACAAGTACAGCTTCCGCTGGAAGCCGTTCGACGACCTGCTACTGCGCGGCACGTATGCGCAGGGCTTCCGCGCACCTACCGTGGCCGATCTGTATGCCGGCACGGCGGAGAGCTTCGAAAGCTTCCTCGATCCCTGCGACAGCGCCTACGGCGCGGCGGCGTCGGATGCCGCGGTGCGTGGCCGCTGCGCTGCCGCGGGCGTGCCGGCGAACTACCGCCAGATCGACCAGTCCGGCGCGCAGATCACCTCGAACACCGGCGGCCAGAATCCGTCGGCATTTACGGCGGGCGCCAATCCGCGCCTCAAGCCCGAGTCGTCGATCACCCGCACCGCGGGCCTCGTGTATAGCCCGGTGTACGTCGATGGCCTCGACGTCACGCTCGACTACTACAAGGTCGACATCCGTGACGTGATCACCCCGATCCTCGCGGGCGACATCCTCAACTTCTGCTATGTGCGCAACGACCCGACCTATTGCGGCCGGTTCACCCGCGCGGCGAACGGCAGCATCACGTCGCTCGATGAAAGCCTGGTCAACCTGGGCTCGCTGCGTACAGAAGGCTACGACCTGGGCCTCCACTACCGTTTTCCGCAGACAAGTGTTGGCGAATTCGCGCTGCTCTCCGACAGCACCTACCTGAAGGATTACACCCAACGCAGCAGCGCGAGTGCCGAACCGCGCCAGCTCGCCGGTTACATGAATGGCGTGCAGGGGCTTTACCGCGTGCGCTCCAATCTTTCCCTCGACTGGAGCTGGGAGCGCTTCGGCGCCACGTGGACGGTGCGCTACTACTCCGGGCTGAAGGATTCGTGCTGGTCATCGACCGTGGAATGCAACAAGCCCGATACGCTTAACGTGATCAGCGGCGTCGACGGCGTGAGCCAGAAAGGCGGCGTGGCCTTCAACGACCTGCAGTTCCGCTGGGCCACACCGTGGAACGGCAACGTGCGCGTTGGCGTCAACAACGTGTTCGCGCGCAAGGGGCCGCTGTACTACAACGTCTCCAGCGCTGGCGGCGGCAGCCCGCCGTATAACCCGGCGTTTGATATCGACCGGTATTTTTATATCGGGTATCAGCAGCGGTTCTAGGCGCTAATCGCGCGCAAGCGCGCTCCTGCACGAGCTTTAAGCTGCGGAAATCACGGGCGTTTTCGGCGGATCGCGGGCCCATGCGAGACCCGTAGCATCCTGCACGAAATGCCGCAAAAGCTTGCAGTCGCATGACGAGAGCGTTATGTTCGTGTTACGTCGCCATTCGCCCCGAGGTGGGCGCGACGTCGGTGTCCCCACACCGTTTGCCTCACATACCCACATCGAGTGCCGTCCCGCGGCGCTCCTACAAGCTGTTCAGCCTTGCTGAAAATGCAGGGCCAGGGAGTTTTTGACCTCATGACTAGCACCACCCTGCTCACGCGTTCGCGCGTGATGAAGCGCACTGCGCTCGTTTCTGCGCTCGGCGCCTGCCTGCTGGCCGGTACCGCGTATGCCCAGAGCACCGTCGGCGACATCTACGGTACGGCCTCGGCTTCGCAGACGATCCAGATCCAGAACCTCGGCTCGGGCGCTTCGCGTTCGGTCGTCGCTGACCAGGATGGTCACTATCGCGCCTCGTCGCTGCCGATCGGCAGCTACCGCGTGAACGTCATCGAGAACGGCACCACCGTCTCGACCCGCGATATCAACGTTGTCGCCGGCCAGTCGGCCCAGCTGAACTTCGCGGCCGCCAACGGCGGCAACAGCAGCGCGCAGGCCCTCGACACCGTCACCGTCTCGGCCAACGCCCTGACCGCCATCGACGTGGCTTCGGTCGAATCGCGCACCAGCTTCACCGCTGACAAGCTCGACAAGCTCCCGGTCCCGCGCAACGTCGTCGACGTCGCCGCGCTGACCCCGGGCACCGTCAAGGGCGACTCCGCCTTCGGCAACCTGCCGTCGTTCGGTGGCGCCTCGGTCGCTGAAAACAGCTACTACGTCAACGGCTTCAACGTCACCAACCTGTACAACAACCTGTCGTTCTCGGAAGTGCCGTTCCAGGCCATCCAGCAGCTCGACGTGCAGACCGGTGGCTACGGCGCGCAGTACGGTTTCTCGACCGGCGGCGTGACCTCGGTGATCACCAAGCGTGGCACCAACGAATGGAAGGGTGGCGCATCGTGGGTGTACACCCCGGCGTGGGGCCGCGAGCAGCAGCCGACCACCTACACGAAGGACGGTAACCTCTACCGCACCTATCAGAAGAACAGCGACAACGACAACGTCTACTCGGCCTGGCTGGGTGGCGCGCTGATCAAGGACAAGCTGTTCTTCTACGGCATCTTCCAGTCGCACAAGGAATCGACCACGACCTACCCGTCGACGGTCTCGACCACCCCGGCTTCGCGTAACGAGTACAGCGATCCGTTCTATCTCATCAAGATGGACTGGAACATCAATGACTCGAACATCCTCGAATGGACGGGGATGAACAACACGCAGCACACGACCAACCAGTACTACACCTCGGAAATCAATGCCGACGGCAAGCCGTCGACCGACGATTACCTGGGCCGCAAGCACCTGAAGACCGGCGGCGCGGTCAACATCTTCAAGTACACCAGCTACATCACTGACGACCTGACCGTGTCGGCGCAGTGGGGCAAGATGAAGTCCAAGAACTCCTCGGACTACGTCTCGGCTGACGGCACCGCCACCAAGTACGACGGCAACATCAATGGCGTGAACTCGGGCTGCCCGTACGTCATCGATCGTCGTAGCAGCACGCTGAGCGGCGCCACCGCCCCGGTCAACTCGTGCTACCTCGACAGCACCATCGACCGCTTCAACGGCGAAGACCAGCGCACGGCTTACCGCGTCGACCTCGACTGGAAGGTGGGCGACCACGACCTGTCGGGCGGCTTCTCGCGTGAGAAGTGGAGCTCGGATGCAGGCCAGGAATACGCTGGTGGCGCGCTGTGGTACTACCGCACCGACAAGACCGGCCAGGACTACGTCACCGAGTACAACTACCGCACCGGTGGTTCGGTCGCGATCGACCAGAAGTCGTGGTTCCTGCAGGACAACTGGCAGGTCAGCGACAAGTTCCTCGCCTACATCGGCGTGCGCAACGACTCGTTCAACAACAAGAACGGCGCCGCGCAGAACTTCGTCCGCCAGGGCAACATCTGGCAGCCGCGCCTGGGCTTCTCGTGGGACGTGTTCGGCGATTCGTCGACCAAGGTCTTCGGTACCGCCGGCCGCTACTCGCTGCCGATCGCCGCGAACGTCGCCCTGCGCGCCGCCACGGCCTCGTACTACACGATGCAGAACTTCGCTTACTCGGATATCGATCAGGCAACCGGTACGCCGAACCTGGGCGCTCCGCTGAGCGGCCAGAGCATCGTGAACGGCGAGAACGGTTCCACCCCGGATCCGCGCTCGGTCGCCACGAAGGACCTGAAGCCGTACTCGCAGGATGAGTTCATCCTCGGTATCCAGCACCGCATCACCAGCGACAACGACTTCCTGAACGACTGGGTGGTCGGCGCCAAGGCGACCTACCGCAAGCTCAACAACGCTATCGACGATACCTGCGACTGGCGTCCGTTCTACGCTTACGGCAAGTCGATCGGCCTGGACATGGACGCCAACGGCGACCAGTTCACCCCGCCGGCAACCATGCCGGGTTGCTTCATCTACAACCCGGGCAGCAAGGTCTCGGTTGACGTCGATCTGGACGGCAGCGGCCAGCTCCGCAACGTGACGATCCCGGGCGTGGCGTTCGGCGAAAAGGCCAAGCGCACGTACGAAGCCGTCACCCTGTCGGCCGAGAAGGCCA
This genomic interval carries:
- a CDS encoding thymidylate synthase, which produces MQPYLELLRHVLDHGAEKADRTGTGTRSVFGWQMRYDLAKGFPLVTTKKLHLRSIIHELIWFLQGDTNTAYLKDNGVSIWDEWADEKGDLGPVYGRQWRAWPTADGKVVDQIAWVVEEIKRNPDSRRLIVSAWNVGELPKMALMPCHTMFQFYVANGKLSCQLYQRSGDIFLGIPFNIASYALLTHMIAQVTGLEVGDFVHTLGDAHLYSNHIEQAQKQLAREPRALPKLVLNPEVKTIFDFRFEDVSIVDYDPHPAIKAPVAV
- a CDS encoding TonB-dependent receptor plug domain-containing protein, producing the protein MVVSCGQKRLVAARRAVLAVALLGCLAPVALLAQEAPQEPTPATQAGSPAEMLAPVNVTVTGSRIRGIDVETAQPVFTMDRAAIRATGLTSLGDIVARMPSAATPEVTPQDTLSSSNDAGGRYVNLRNLGAVRTLVLVNGRRWTTSLGGLTDLSTIPVAIVDRIEVLKDGASSIYGSDAIGGVVNIITTDRFEGASADVLYGVNGKGDGAQKNGNFTWGRSTERSSIILGASYEDGDTLDDDKRALTRTAYGPRHPLDGYNMGPYGGVVDPRDPGNRYVINHGATDTANLANYHPYDVNSTADKYNTQQDMSFRAGSKLRNLFATGRYNLTDDISLRGMANYGVRDTRSQAAGYPLQSATGRPDGLFIDPDNAYNPFPGYDTAFFRRTVEVPRMDWAKSKVFHADAGADGTFQWGDHTWNWDVTYAYSEDRASRTTSGNINLVNARKALGPTTTIDGQLACANAADRAAGCVPWNILAGPGGTPDAVWRYVTSTTTAHETTRTNDVTANLTGGIVDLPAGTLRVAGGLEHRREDGRYVPDPADSAGLTTQLASAPTNGGYVVNEAYLEFDIPLLTDQPFAQELAVNASSRYSHYSAFGGRTNNKYSFRWKPFDDLLLRGTYAQGFRAPTVADLYAGTAESFESFLDPCDSAYGAAASDAAVRGRCAAAGVPANYRQIDQSGAQITSNTGGQNPSAFTAGANPRLKPESSITRTAGLVYSPVYVDGLDVTLDYYKVDIRDVITPILAGDILNFCYVRNDPTYCGRFTRAANGSITSLDESLVNLGSLRTEGYDLGLHYRFPQTSVGEFALLSDSTYLKDYTQRSSASAEPRQLAGYMNGVQGLYRVRSNLSLDWSWERFGATWTVRYYSGLKDSCWSSTVECNKPDTLNVISGVDGVSQKGGVAFNDLQFRWATPWNGNVRVGVNNVFARKGPLYYNVSSAGGGSPPYNPAFDIDRYFYIGYQQRF
- a CDS encoding alpha/beta hydrolase family protein, with product MTIRLARPLLAALCLAACAAPAVADDLIPTADFARRAPLTDPALSPDGQYVSVAYHDPDGKTNGLAIYRVSDMSNPMTLIRMPPYEMPAEMIWASATRLVVARGKVDGSIGRVSLTGEIMAIDVNGKNPDYLFGYENVGKRSGTRATDRGWGFIEGTPPQTNGHFYMRATLWTSEDRSTLYDMDATTSTRKQLADIGIPGLRFMMASDGTPRFATGIDQDYKHVVLHRDANGAWSPVKTDHDHEWYEPVAQVADSKRMYATYSPGGKGGLFVEQDEDGGNARVIRRDEFSEVTPNGFWTPAPLRPFGTWSETGIPSVTYVNPQEPIAKLHMALAQKFPGEFVRFIDYNEDGSQLMFKVSSDRDPGRVMLISTKTYKVSSLFNTLPWVDPAKMAERRPVRFKASDGMELEAILTFPKGKPEKDLPMVLVPHGGPHGISDDWFYDTDAQFLANRGYLVLQVNYRGSGGRGEAFESAGYRHWGSRVQDDLADGVKWAISQGFADASRVCVFGASFGGYSALMAPIRDPGMFKCAVGYAGVYDLALMRDKGDIKSSKLGRSYLDEAIGNDPAELAQFSPAKRAGELNLPILLVHGEDDQRSPFAHFKAMTAALDAAHKPYETLVKSDERHGFVKPANVEEFYNKLAAFLDRNIGEGAKGKSAAP
- a CDS encoding ExbD/TolR family protein, with amino-acid sequence MKIDLGDDQEPEIGLVALIDCIFFLLMFFMVATTFKQNEDKQRNRSIPVDLPKAAATFRAEEAPSTGVLITVARDGAIYVDGVATTQGRLKDRLHDLAAHDAHAVIRIDGDRRAQFQDVVSVMDMCAFEGLTNLAVHVRN
- a CDS encoding MotA/TolQ/ExbB proton channel family protein; the encoded protein is MKRCLSVRLDGLFVTLALALSPISPACAQGFDGVGQLREGGVALVVLLAMSVIALWVAIERLRNVRKTFVVPEGLARRADALWQDGKIDQAQTLVANHPSTLSRMLHYMLAYRALDLVTITKGVEDIASIELREHLRRIYPLAIIATVAPIVGLLGTVAGMIEAFHALALNGPIDPALLASGISKALVNTAAGLCVALPALSFYHGFKYRITAFGIELERQAGALLRTHFVPTPAGVTP
- the lgt gene encoding prolipoprotein diacylglyceryl transferase, producing the protein MVDPFVVKFEPVAFHLGPVQVHWYGLMYLGGFLGGWALGEYRRRQGRLPVNSDRFSDLMFYAMMGVVLGGRVGYMLFYTAINWIWTDPLAIFRVWDGGMSFHGGLLGVLVAGLWWSRRNGVKFFDTMDFVAPLVPVGLGLGRLGNFINGELWGKPTDLPIGMIFPHAPDALPRHPNPLYEFALEGVVMFVVLWVFSMKPRPRYAVSGLFALMYGVFRFTIEFVRVPDVQLGYLAFGWVTMGQILSLPLIALGILWLIMSRRAPYAPVAAPTATAS